One window of the Candidatus Sysuiplasma jiujiangense genome contains the following:
- a CDS encoding GNAT family N-acetyltransferase, with amino-acid sequence MSGEHLFTASLKDGSLIEVKHVTPSDRQRLSAFVSTLSAESFKQRFFDKFSSADELIVSLIPAEKGEIAFIAIREEVVAGHVLLIPEITDGSRQGRIYVVVSDKYAGRGIGTILVQAAISYANEQGFSEVTASVLPDNTTLLKLIEKLGYPYKLSINAGVIDIRFSPSNTEESRRIFETMEMVSARNALKALFEAKRIAVVGASTKKGTIGWQLLRNIVEGGFTGVVYPVNNEYESVQAMHSYRTVSDCPVDLDVAIIAVPAKYVRDVALQSFSKGVKTIVVISSGFAEMGTENGKKMQEELYRLCLDHGVRLIGPNCMGYLNSDPAVSLNAQFAPIHVSPGNIGFFSQSGALGIAVMAEMNSLGLGLSQFISTGNKADISGNDLLEFWAHDDRTAVILMYLESFGNPRKFASIARKVSLSKPIVAVKSGRSRAGSRAALSHTGSIVSGSDITVDTLFRQTGVLRAETLGEVFDIASILSTQPLPKSKGVAIVTNAGGAGILAADACELSGLEVVSFSTDTTEKLRSSLSPLASIRNPVDMSAGALPEDYFKAISIVCQEEKVGSVIVIFVPPIMVRAEDVSRHILEAAAAHPETTIISVFIASKGVADILSSDRRRIPSFHFPEEAVNALAKVNEYAIWKKSPKGNYPPVPGGKIDQVASVISSALAAGREWLNLDEIRRLLSSYNIEISEYAECKTPLEAAQAANKFGGRVALKIISPEVIHKSDVGGVRVNLEASVVAQEAEIMKSEIESKGKKTAGFLIQPMAAEGTEMFVGVTNDGTFGPVVACGYGGTSVELFKDISIRLPPISDSDAFSMISSLKSYPLLTGFRGNTKKDVSAFNDLIVRIGSLVRDVPEIFEMDMNPVIVHDEGKGLSIVDTRIRIQKVERYGIFGMKRNPALSDGDGEQFS; translated from the coding sequence ATGTCCGGAGAACATTTATTCACAGCGTCTTTGAAGGACGGTTCGCTGATTGAAGTCAAACATGTTACACCTTCCGACAGGCAGAGACTTTCGGCTTTTGTTTCCACCCTCTCCGCAGAATCATTCAAGCAGCGGTTCTTCGATAAATTCAGTTCTGCAGATGAGTTGATCGTCAGCCTCATACCGGCGGAGAAAGGCGAGATCGCCTTCATAGCCATCAGGGAAGAGGTTGTAGCTGGCCACGTGCTGCTTATTCCAGAAATCACCGATGGTTCCAGACAAGGGAGAATTTATGTTGTCGTCTCTGATAAATATGCGGGAAGAGGGATAGGCACAATTCTTGTACAGGCAGCTATCTCCTATGCCAATGAACAAGGATTCAGTGAGGTAACGGCATCAGTGCTTCCGGACAATACCACTCTACTCAAATTGATTGAAAAGCTTGGCTATCCATATAAGCTGAGCATAAATGCGGGTGTCATTGATATTCGATTTTCGCCCTCAAACACGGAAGAGAGCAGGCGCATTTTCGAAACTATGGAGATGGTTTCTGCACGCAATGCATTGAAAGCTCTCTTTGAGGCAAAACGCATTGCTGTTGTCGGCGCTTCAACAAAGAAGGGAACAATCGGATGGCAACTGCTCCGAAACATAGTTGAGGGAGGTTTCACAGGGGTGGTTTATCCTGTAAACAATGAATATGAATCCGTACAGGCGATGCATTCTTACAGGACAGTTTCAGACTGCCCTGTCGATCTTGACGTAGCCATAATCGCAGTTCCGGCAAAATACGTGAGGGATGTCGCACTCCAGAGCTTTTCCAAAGGTGTCAAAACAATAGTGGTGATTTCGTCGGGTTTTGCTGAAATGGGCACTGAAAATGGCAAAAAAATGCAGGAGGAACTTTACAGGCTATGTCTTGATCATGGTGTCCGACTCATAGGACCCAATTGTATGGGTTACCTGAATTCAGATCCCGCAGTGAGCCTGAACGCACAGTTCGCACCGATTCATGTTTCACCGGGCAACATCGGTTTCTTTTCGCAGTCGGGAGCACTCGGCATCGCAGTAATGGCAGAAATGAACAGTCTTGGTCTTGGTCTTTCTCAATTCATCTCGACCGGAAACAAGGCTGACATCTCAGGGAACGATCTTCTTGAATTCTGGGCACATGACGACAGAACGGCCGTAATTTTGATGTATCTGGAATCATTTGGCAATCCGAGGAAATTCGCTTCTATTGCCAGAAAGGTCTCGCTCTCAAAACCCATCGTTGCTGTAAAGAGCGGTAGAAGCAGGGCTGGTTCCAGAGCTGCCCTCAGTCATACGGGTTCGATTGTCTCCGGTTCTGATATCACCGTGGATACCCTGTTCAGGCAGACGGGTGTCCTGCGTGCCGAGACGCTGGGAGAAGTGTTCGACATTGCATCGATACTCTCGACACAGCCTCTTCCGAAAAGCAAGGGAGTCGCTATTGTCACAAATGCAGGAGGTGCAGGGATCCTGGCGGCGGATGCATGCGAACTGTCGGGTCTCGAAGTTGTCAGTTTTTCTACAGATACGACAGAAAAACTCCGTTCCTCCCTTTCTCCCCTTGCCTCGATACGCAATCCCGTGGATATGAGTGCCGGTGCTCTTCCAGAGGATTATTTCAAGGCAATCTCCATAGTCTGTCAGGAAGAAAAGGTCGGGAGTGTAATAGTGATATTCGTACCTCCGATCATGGTAAGGGCGGAGGACGTTTCCCGCCACATTCTGGAGGCTGCCGCCGCCCATCCTGAAACGACTATTATCAGCGTTTTCATAGCATCGAAAGGGGTGGCTGATATTCTTTCATCAGACAGGAGGCGTATACCGTCGTTCCATTTTCCCGAAGAGGCTGTCAATGCGCTTGCCAAAGTCAATGAATATGCAATATGGAAGAAATCACCTAAAGGCAATTACCCGCCTGTCCCCGGCGGCAAGATAGATCAGGTGGCATCTGTCATCTCCTCTGCTCTTGCGGCAGGCAGAGAGTGGTTGAATCTAGACGAAATTAGAAGGCTGCTATCTTCGTATAACATCGAAATCTCCGAGTATGCTGAGTGCAAGACTCCATTAGAAGCAGCTCAGGCGGCAAATAAATTCGGAGGCAGAGTCGCTCTTAAAATAATCTCCCCGGAGGTTATACACAAAAGCGATGTCGGCGGTGTCAGGGTCAATCTCGAAGCGTCTGTAGTCGCTCAGGAAGCGGAGATTATGAAGAGTGAAATAGAATCGAAGGGTAAAAAGACAGCGGGTTTCCTTATACAGCCGATGGCAGCGGAGGGCACGGAAATGTTTGTCGGTGTAACAAACGACGGAACTTTCGGTCCCGTAGTTGCATGCGGTTACGGCGGCACTTCGGTAGAACTTTTTAAGGACATATCTATCAGGCTGCCTCCGATCTCCGACTCCGACGCCTTCTCCATGATAAGCTCTCTCAAATCTTATCCTCTGTTGACCGGATTCAGGGGAAACACAAAGAAGGATGTCAGTGCATTCAACGATCTCATTGTCCGTATCGGTTCTCTGGTCAGAGATGTGCCTGAGATATTTGAGATGGATATGAACCCTGTGATTGTCCATGACGAGGGCAAGGGATTAAGCATCGTGGATACACGTATTAGAATCCAGAAAGTGGAAAGGTATGGAATTTTCGGCATGAAGAGGAATCCAGCATTGTCGGACGGGGATGGCGAGCAATTTTCATGA
- a CDS encoding SHOCT domain-containing protein translates to MAVFMVIPLLLLFLFIYWIIRIANGPHEVHHYYSGGPQAGGGQDRAREILDEKYAKGDITREQYLQMREDLSKR, encoded by the coding sequence ATGGCCGTCTTCATGGTGATTCCACTGCTCCTGCTGTTCCTTTTCATATACTGGATAATCAGGATTGCAAACGGGCCTCATGAGGTTCATCACTATTACTCCGGCGGGCCGCAGGCTGGGGGAGGTCAAGACAGAGCCAGAGAGATACTGGATGAAAAGTATGCGAAGGGGGACATAACGAGGGAGCAGTATCTGCAGATGAGGGAAGATCTTTCGAAGAGGTGA